From the Chryseobacterium sp. G0201 genome, the window GCAGCAGTTCCCCAAGTGTTATTGAAAAATATAAATATTTTATGTTGCGATTTTCTAATTTTATCAGCTAAATTATTAAGAAATTCTTCTGAGTATTCAGACTTATAAAGAATAGGTTTTCCGTGAAGTCTGTAGTATATAATCTCAGAATGATTTATAATAAAATCTTCCGGCAGATTACCTGGAAAGCTCACTCCGGAAAAAACGATGTCTTTTTCTTTTAAGATATCAAAAATTTCTTTTGTCCACCAAGATTCATGACGAAATTCAATGACATTTGAAAAGTTGAAATCAAGAGTATTTAAAATTAGATCAATATTTTCCTGAGTATTTTTTAAAGAAGGCGGAAACTGATATAAAAATCCTGAAAGTTTATCCTTTAGATTAGTTTGAATATGATTGCAGAATTCTGAAATTTCTTCCTTACAATCTTTCAATCGCTTTTCATGCGAAATCACTTTTGGGATTTTAATGAAAAATTTAAAGTCATCGGGAGTTTCATCAAACCATTTGATAAGTGTTTTTGCAGTTGGTTTTCTGTAGAAAGTAGAATTGATCTCAACTGTATTAAAGGTTTGAGAATACAGCGTAAGAAAGTCTTTATTTTTGGCATCTTCAGGATATAAAGATCCTTTCCAATCAGCATTGTAAAAGCCTGAACAACCGATATAAAGATTTTCTTTTTTCATATTTAAAAATGTATTGAATATTTTAAGTTTTGGCTAAAGCCAATTCCTATTCATATGAAAACTTTATTTCTCTCGCAGATTTATATTCAATTGTTTATTAAAATCAATATCAATAAAAATCTGCGAAAGAATTAAAAATTTATTTAATCTCCAAATCAACCGAATTCAATCGCAATGAATTTAAGATCACAGATAATGAACTGAAACTCATCGCTGCCGCTGCGATCATCGGAGATAATAGAATTCCAAAAAATGGATACAATAATCCTGCCGCAACCGGAACACCTAACACATTATAAATAAAAGCAAAAAACAGATTTTCCTTAATATTTTTCAATAATTTTTCACTTAATAATTTTGCCTGGGCAACGCCAAGAAGATCTCCTTTCAATAAAGTAATTTCAGAACTTTCTATGGCAACATCAGTTCCGGTTCCCATGGCAATCCCGATATTGGCTTGTGCTAAAGCAGGGGAGTCGTTGATTCCATCGCCCGTCATGGCTACGATTTTGCCTTCTTTTTGAAGTTTTTTCACTTCATTTAATTTATCTTCAGGAAGGCAGTTGGCTTTAAAATGTTTGATTCCCAATTCATCGGCAACAGCTTTTGCGGTATGTTCGTTATCGCCCGTCATCATCATAATATCAATGCCTTCACTGATCAATTGCTGAACGGCTTTTTTAGAACTTTCCTTAATTTTATCCGTAAAACTAATGAATCCTAACACTGAATTTTCTTCAGCAATATAAGAAATCGTATGGGCTTTTGACTGAACTTCAATTGCTTTTTGTTTCAAATTTTCAGGAATCGTAATTTTATTGGAAGTCAATAACGTTTCGTTTCCGAGATAAATCGTTTTTCCATTGATATTCCCTTTTACGCCTTTCCCGGAAATATTTTCAAACTGATCTACTTTTTCAGCCTTAATATTTTGTTCTTTTGCCTTTTTGATCACAGCATTCGAAAGTGGATGTTCTGAATTTTGATTCAATGAAAAAGCCAATTTGAAGATTTGATTTTTATCTTCATTTTTTGCTGTTTCAATATGTTCTACAGAAGGTTTTCCTTCGGTTAAAGTACCTGTTTTATCGGTAATTAAAACGTTTACTTTATTCATTTGTTCAAGGGCTTCGGCATTTTTAATTAAGATACCATTTTTAGCACCTTTTCCAATTCCGACCATTAAAGACATCGGAGTTGCAAGGCCTAAAGCACATGGACAAGCCACGATTAAAACAGCTACCGCGTTCACAAAAG encodes:
- a CDS encoding DUF72 domain-containing protein — translated: MKKENLYIGCSGFYNADWKGSLYPEDAKNKDFLTLYSQTFNTVEINSTFYRKPTAKTLIKWFDETPDDFKFFIKIPKVISHEKRLKDCKEEISEFCNHIQTNLKDKLSGFLYQFPPSLKNTQENIDLILNTLDFNFSNVIEFRHESWWTKEIFDILKEKDIVFSGVSFPGNLPEDFIINHSEIIYYRLHGKPILYKSEYSEEFLNNLADKIRKSQHKIFIFFNNTWGTAAIHNSLYLKKILE